From Spiroplasma eriocheiris, the proteins below share one genomic window:
- the smpB gene encoding SsrA-binding protein SmpB: MKVISVNKKAQFNYEILDTYEAGLSLTGSEIKSIRNNDVSINEAFVVIRKNEAFVINMHIANYKFTASYKPDPDRTRKLLLHKREIKKILQRIKLEKLTVVALRVYLKGNYAKLEIGLGKGKKLHDKREAIKKRDSERLRNR; the protein is encoded by the coding sequence ATGAAAGTTATTAGTGTAAATAAAAAAGCCCAGTTTAATTATGAAATTTTAGATACCTATGAAGCTGGTCTTAGTTTAACTGGTAGTGAAATTAAATCAATTCGCAATAATGATGTTTCAATTAATGAGGCCTTTGTTGTAATTCGTAAAAACGAAGCTTTTGTTATTAATATGCACATTGCCAACTATAAATTTACCGCATCTTATAAACCTGATCCGGACCGCACGCGTAAATTATTACTGCATAAACGAGAAATTAAAAAAATCTTGCAACGAATTAAGTTAGAAAAATTAACAGTGGTTGCTTTACGCGTTTATTTAAAAGGAAACTATGCCAAATTAGAAATTGGCTTAGGAAAAGGGAAAAAACTCCATGATAAAAGAGAAGCAATTAAGAAAAGAGATAGTGAGCGTTTAAGAAATCGTTAA
- a CDS encoding NCS2 family permease, producing MFITRKISHFFQFDTFQTTFRKEIIGGVSTFLAMLYILSVQPQMLSSAPDVNHLNDASYNMSFGGIFISTAIAAFVATFIMGLSANTPVGLAPGMGLNAIFTFNVAKNGIGYQGALIAVMISSLIFCVISSTKLRTLIIGAIPHSIKLAIGSGIGFFIAYLGLHNIGLVGDNAVSKGGVIYNGGIPVAELGNLKTNWPVILMGLGVLILIFILHFKKIPGAIAIAIIVGLGVSLIVGNVVNNDFIKANFSHWTWWSYHDFDGFSNNIKSTFTAFGNSKIWTSPVLYVSIFVFLFVEFFDSTGTLYSVTKQISDQSGIKYELRPRSLIADSVGAIVGGVLGTSPVTTYVESTTGVSQGARTGFSSLVIGTLFLISIVLFPIFRLITPAIAGAATIFVGTLMIVQIKDIEWLQPELGIGAFFTIIMMIVTFSITNGIAVGFISYTIVGLINKKYRDIHIVTYILDILFIGYFIAYAFVQ from the coding sequence ATGTTTATCACACGAAAGATTAGTCATTTTTTTCAATTTGATACTTTTCAAACAACATTTCGCAAAGAAATTATTGGTGGAGTTTCAACATTTTTAGCAATGTTATATATTTTATCTGTCCAACCGCAAATGTTGTCTTCTGCCCCGGATGTTAATCATCTTAATGATGCTAGTTATAACATGTCATTCGGGGGAATTTTTATTTCAACCGCAATTGCTGCTTTTGTGGCAACCTTTATTATGGGATTATCAGCAAATACCCCAGTGGGATTAGCGCCCGGAATGGGATTAAATGCTATTTTTACTTTTAATGTCGCTAAAAATGGTATTGGTTATCAAGGAGCTTTGATTGCTGTTATGATTTCATCATTGATTTTTTGTGTTATCTCTTCAACTAAACTACGAACTTTAATTATTGGGGCAATTCCACATTCAATTAAGTTGGCGATTGGTTCTGGAATTGGCTTTTTTATTGCTTACCTAGGTTTGCATAATATTGGTTTAGTTGGTGATAATGCTGTTAGTAAGGGTGGTGTTATTTATAACGGGGGCATCCCAGTTGCTGAATTAGGAAATCTAAAAACAAATTGACCCGTTATTTTAATGGGATTAGGTGTTTTAATTTTAATCTTTATTTTACATTTTAAAAAAATTCCGGGAGCGATTGCGATTGCCATTATTGTTGGGTTAGGTGTTTCCCTAATAGTGGGAAATGTTGTTAATAATGATTTTATTAAAGCAAACTTTTCGCACTGAACATGGTGAAGTTACCATGATTTTGATGGCTTTAGTAATAATATTAAATCGACTTTTACTGCTTTTGGTAATAGTAAAATTTGAACTTCCCCTGTATTATATGTTTCAATTTTTGTCTTTCTATTTGTTGAGTTTTTTGATTCAACCGGAACATTATATTCTGTCACAAAGCAAATTTCTGATCAAAGTGGTATCAAGTATGAATTACGACCCCGCTCATTAATTGCTGATTCTGTAGGGGCGATTGTGGGAGGAGTCTTAGGAACTTCTCCTGTTACAACTTATGTGGAATCCACAACCGGAGTTTCCCAAGGAGCGCGGACAGGATTTTCATCATTAGTAATTGGAACATTATTTTTAATTTCAATTGTATTGTTTCCAATTTTCCGGCTAATTACACCGGCCATTGCGGGAGCAGCCACAATTTTTGTGGGAACTCTGATGATTGTTCAAATTAAAGATATTGAATGATTACAACCAGAGTTAGGAATTGGGGCATTCTTTACAATTATTATGATGATTGTAACGTTCTCAATTACTAACGGAATTGCCGTTGGGTTTATTAGTTATACAATTGTTGGTTTAATTAACAAAAAATACCGGGATATTCATATTGTTACCTATATTCTTGACATTCTCTTTATTGGCTATTTTATTGCTTATGCATTTGTCCAGTAA